From the genome of Dermacentor andersoni chromosome 3, qqDerAnde1_hic_scaffold, whole genome shotgun sequence:
actttctgccgccctctgctacgctttccttcccttggaatccattccgtaactcttaatgaccatcggttaccttccctcctcgtTACGTGTCCTgtccatgtccatttctttttcttgatttcaactaagatatcattaactcgcgtttgttccctcacccaatctgctcttttcttatcccttaatgttacacctatcattcttctttccatagctcgttgcgtcgtcctcaatttaagtagaacccttttcgtaagcctccaggtttctgccccgtacgtgagtactagtaagacacagctgttataaacttttctcttgagggataatggcaacctactgttcatgatctgagaatgcctgccaaacgcaccccagcccattcttattcttctgattatttcagtctcatgatccggatccgcagtcactacctgtcctaagtagatgtattcccttaccacttccagtgcctcactacctattgtaaactgctgttcccttccgagactgttaaacattactttagttttctgcagattaatttttagacccacccttcgactttgcctctccaggtcagtgagcatgcattgcagttggtcccctcagttactaagcaaggcaatatcatcagcgaatcgcaagttactaaggtattctccattaactcttatccccaattcttcacaatccaggtctctgaatacctcctgtaaacacgctgtgaatagcatcggagagatcgtatctccctgcctgacgcctttctttattgggaatttgttgctttctttatggagacctacggtggctgtggaggcgctatagatgtctttcagtatttttccaaGTGTTCCTTTATTTGTGGCTGAATTGACTGATCGTCGCCCTTCAGAACTTCGCTGGCTCGCGGCCGACAAAGCCTACGCTTGTGCTTTCAAAAGAGTCCGTGCGTACGCTATGTTTAACAATATTAGATTGCGATCAACAAGGCCTATTCCGGAAATGATATGACGCCTCTCGCCTGCTCCGTTTTGTGCCACCGACTACAGTCATGTACTGAGTACTTGTAGCCACGGCGTAAACGCTCAGGTTGGGCTCTGCAAGCTTAGCGGACAAGGCAGTGGCGTGTGCTGCTGATGTATAATCAAGAGAGAAAAACCTATGAATCGCTATTTAAAACAAGCAACATCACCACTCGATGTCGCAAGTTACTTCAAGCGGTCTCTCCAGCTGCCTGGGCAGCCGCTAACACAAGCTTCGCACTCGCAGCCGGGAGGCTTCTGAAAAACGACAAATGGTCCCCACTGGTACCGACTGTAACGCCTATATGCAGGTTCCACGAGCGCATATTTGTGCCATGCTACAGGACGGGACAAAAGAACGCAGACCCGCGGCAAACACTGTCGAAGACACTATCAAAGCGCATGTCCTGCACCTTCTGTTGTCCTGTCCTAAGGTGTATGATTGCTAAACCTGTAATTCTGAACAAGTTGCCCTAGCAGCACCTTCTTTTATGCCAATATATAGATTCCGAATGGTGGCATAATTGATCTTCCACCTATCTGTCCCAGGAGAACCTCTGATCGAAGGTCGAACGtcggtttttatttatttatttatttatttatttatttatttatttatttatttatttatttatttatttatttatttatttgtacccGAAGGGCCCTGCAGGCCATTACATGTGGGCGGGGGGTGAGCAGCAAATAATGATCACTTGATCAATAAGTTGTAGAATGCAGAACACAAGTTCACTTAACAATTTATACAAGCAGATGAGTGTACTACTAgaaaataaatatagaatgttTCTTCACTCGGAAATCAGCCTCAACTCTATAGGTACCTGTACACAGAAAGTACAGTACCGCAAGGCCTTCCCACTGAACGGCCCTGCCCTTAAATAGCGTTCATCGGTGATTCTTGAGACAAAACTAATTAACTCAGTACATACGGCGTCTACCAGATACGCTGTAGCGGTGGGTGTTTCTAAGGCATCCGTAGGAATCGCCGAGGAGCCTTACTAATTAGCGATGCCTCCTCCAATCGATGAAGAGCTTTAAATCTTGGCCCCCTTGCGGAAATTCACTTGTAAAACAGCGCACCAGCTGGCACATTGCCAACTAGGCAGGCCACACAACTTGCACCGTTTGCCGGAGAACGGTGGTCCGCTGCTAGGTACGTCACGAAGACACTGCAGGAAAGTCCTGATCAGTTAACTGCACGGCCCCTTAGGAAGAGTATGTTTACTTGGCACATAGCGGCTCACTTTAGCAGGACCCTCTGTCTGAATATTTATTTCAGGCActgaatgacaacatataatgacattacgaaacattataggttacagaggcgcatattcccgcgacctcacgcaaaattcacaataaagcagtctgtcgcatggcgtcagttacaaactaggacgtatccgaatcctgcgctctcgcgcatcatatatccggatgtatatcctacggacaaatgcaaaacatgtgaattcagagccactctggagcatatattgtGGGAATGCGGAGggataaataataaagaaaacgcggcctctagcagcagccttcgcacgcgctgggaagccgcgctgctcagccccgcccacgaggatcaactatgggccgtccagcgggccgaggatgtcgccaggacccacgaactcctggccgtcacctaggcggggcctttggccctccccaccaactcgcagggcacacaataaagttctttcctcctcctcctcctccactgaaattctattatcatcatcatcaccatcatcatcattgtcatcagcctattttatgtccatgcAGGACGAAAGcatctccctacgatctccaagtacccaggacaggggtaaatggagatcTATTGATAGATTGGCAAATTCTATCAATAGCGGCCTAACTCATAACGTTTTTCGTTCGCAAGTCATCTTTGCTCTTGGGCCGGCTGCCTTCTCGTATTTCTACTTAGTCGCAGCGTAAGTGTTCTGTTGTGAATATGGCTAAAGAGCCGAATTAACAAATGCATTCTTTCCTAATATTCTGTCATTATCCAACTTAGCCAATGATGTGATGCATATGACGACTGGCCGGCGCCAGTTCTTGCCGACAACGTTGGCAAATTTTAGCGTCAGAACTCAACCGCGAATGCAGGCCGTGCTGCAAAAGCGATCGTGCCAGAAGTATCCACGACAtgctggatatattttattaatggtgtacggtgtgggatatgtacccgtttgtaataagcgcagtgagactgcctgagccctgttcagttttgaatgtggcaatgagaattgcctgcgtcctaaatagtaatgtttggtaatgccattgtatgttattaaatgatctctaaaTTCCCTGGTTTGATgctgaacggctcggttgtgaatGTCACGGTTAGCGAGTCCTcatgccaagtcatgagcaacctcattgaggtttacccgagtctcgttcacgttccccatatgcgcaggaaaacatggactgcaacgattgtaatggcatcattggactCAGACATATGCtagcggggtgtcccgcgactctccccaacctcgttgaagaatggacacagtgggagaaaaggattcaaagcccattatttcaggaccaactaagggctgtccagaaggcccatgatgtcgctgaaaggcttggcctgacagtgccaacgtgggagccttggcccgccttggcttaagaagtcgagcctccggacctcattataataaatgttttcacacacacacacacacgcgacaTGTTGGGCGCGTGCCTACAATGCCTTCAACGAAATGCAGCGTGTTATTATGTCGGGCAGGACACCAAGGCTGGATGTTTCTCTTTCAGTCACTGCATGCAACACGCTATCAAGATACAGAGCGAGAGGTATCAGGGAGACACCACGGAAGACTTCTTATCATTTGTAATCATGACTGCCCAGCAGAATATGGCGCATGTATGAGAGTTACCATCGGGGTTCCAGCGTCTTTCTGTTTGCTGTCTTTGTTTCACTCACTGAAGAAAATATAATACTGTAACCCGCGCGACACGCATTGCGCTACGCCACAGAAGATTGGAGAACACTTGTCGACGTCCTTCTGTAGTTGATGGCAGTACATTTGCGTTGCGGAGGACACCTCGGCCTTGCCACTTGCATTGTTAAAAACGTTTCAGTCATTGTAACACACTATGCATAAAAGGTACAGAGTAACAGATGTCACGAATGCACTGCAGAACTCTGCTGTTCACTTGTCGGCACTGCGTCCCAGCGTACTGCAGCTGAGGCACGCCTTCGTCTTCTACGGATGACCACCATGCGAAGGGCGTCTACCAGCCACAGCGAGCCCACCAAGAAGGTCACAATGCTGCTGAGGTAGAATAGTCCCTCGTAGGAGCCGAGCTCGTCCTTGAAATGCCCTGGATGAGGAGCGAACGAGACACAACTTATCAACTTCACTGACAGAATTCTCGCAAGGAAGTTCTTTACAGGCCTGTGAAAAGTTGGGCTGCATTCACGCCACCAATTGAATAATCATTGGTGGATTTATGGTCTACATTATACACGCTTAAAGGACTTTGGGTGTTGCTTTCACCCGCCGCTACGCCCGCCTCTTCGGTCCGTCGCATGGCCCTGACTACGAACACTGTCAGACGCCTgaaacgctggaacacattctacGCGATTGCCccgcatatatgctggagcgaaggacgttggaTTGATTccttagccagcgttggcaggcaaccactgtccgAGGAGGCTATTCTCGgtccatggcctgacactgcaacttcaatgcggaCAACTGAATGAGCGGCTCAAGTAGGACCACCGTCCAACGTACGTaaacactcaccacttctctAATCATCGTCATTGTCCATACGAGTACTTTCACTGCCCTTCCCTCTTcaccagtgcagagtagcaggctagagcgcactagctcctgccgacctctctgtctttcctattaATAAGATATATCTATCTATATTGTGTAACAAAGTCATCTggacgtacgtacgtacgtataaTTACACCACCTGCTCTATGCCTTTGAGTCAACtaaccaaataaaaaaaatggtatAGTTGTCTACTGTATACGCGATTCATGCATTCTGTAAATCGGGTACAGCTACCGGATATGCTCGAGTCTTCCTCATAAAAAGACGTTTCTCAAGGAACAAAATTCTATTTTGTGTGCCTCGAGAGcgagaaagtaaagaaaaaatgtAAGAAAAGAGATGCCTAGTGAAGTTCTTAGGCATTAATATCTGAAGGCTTCCGTTCGCTAACAGAGCCAATTGCAAACTAGGTTATGGTCCTTCAAGTTTCTCAGTTCTAAAGCACAAGTGTGCGAATGGCTACAAGAAATTGTCTGTCACTTAAGTATTCTTACATCATTTGAATGCGAAAGCGCAATGATTTCTCTAATTAGTTGATTACGatcatgatacgtgacgtcatacattatcacgtgtccttcacaactatCTTAATGCACCTTCTTCTAATTTGTACCAAAGTTAAACCACCTTAATCCTCTTTATTCCACACTAATCCACCcagctctaatttgtaccaaccttaatccactttaatcaaccttaatccactttaatcaaccttaatccactttaattcacttTCATTAACTTTAATTCACCgtaattcactttactccaccttaggTCACCTTATTCTAACTTGTTCTAACATTAACTCACTTTTCTTCACTCTTAATTTATCTTGCTCGACTTTAATTCAAATTAATTACCAATAATTACTACAAATTTACGTTCTTATACCATTTACTAGGTTCTGtgtcactactgacgtcatagaAGAAGCTGCTGGTGGCGCCACATTGATTTTCGGTACCACTCGTTGCGGATAACGCCGAATTTTCTGCCTCATGCGacatacaatgctttcgcattaataatacCGAGATAACACGTTTTAGAAGGCGTATTACACGCCCAGTGCGCACTGTGTTACATTTAGCTCAATTCAGGGCAAATAAGAAAATTGAGACATTGCGATGTCTCTCGATTGGCCTACCGAACAGGGTGACCAGACAAGGGAAAATTTCAGCTGGACACAAGAACACAACTAGGATGTGTGAAAATAAGCGCACGAATAAAGCGCAGCTCGATGGCGCCTTGCATCCTTCTGCTATTACGACACTATTTTCTTATTCAACATTCTCTTCTCTTGTAGCCACAAGAAACAAGCTCTTGTCTTGCAGCCCAGCCGCCACACAAATCGTTTTCGGTGCTCCTACACCGCATGTCGTTGCAACCGCCCACCAACTCCTGAAGACGCGCAAATTAGTGAAAAAAAtggggaaaaagaaataaaagccagCAGAttccacgccctgtgggaatcgatgttatgcgaaccAGTGTGCGGCGAGcccaccaagttaacgaaacgaccatgagagcaccaagacataggcGGCTGTTTCGTGACCTACGTGCGTGACACGCatttcatgacattcatgtcatgatctgtaatttatgttcgtcatgcgctcttgtcatactatgccaatttggTACATGccaagttaatgaaacgaccatgagagcaccaagacgtaggcggctagatagatactgtcaaagtggtaaatgttcgccaagaaatccTTCGCATTTAAAAACGACGGACTGCCGGCAATTGCTTTTGGGGGGAGGTATCTTTTCTAGAATTTCCGTACTCCGCCATCGGGCTAAGTTTGCACCACTCAGTCATTGCTTGTGCTCACTGTTAACGTACTCCACTGGGCAAGTAGGGTAACTGTCACAGAGGAGCTAAATACGGGACATGCAGTAACTTCCTTAAACACTCCGTTTGCTCTTAGAGTAATCTCTTCATATTATAGCTCACCGATTATAATCGGACATGTCAGGTGACCCACACCCATGGCGAACCTGCAGAACCCCATGGACAGCCCCAGGCTGGCCACACCGACACGGTCGGCCATGATGGGCACGAAGAGCACCACCGCGGTGCCGGTACTCCAGCCAAGAAGCACACACAGCACGAGCAGCGCAGCGTACGACTGCGTCGCCAGCGGCAGCAGCGCGCACACGAACGCCACGGTCAGCTTGCTGGCGCACATGAGCGTCCGCCGGTCGACCAGATCCCTGTCGGAGAGCACGCCCGACATGGGACGCGAAATGGCGTCCCCGATGGCCCTCACCGACAACAAAATGGCGCCGTCCTGGGCGCTGAACCCTCTCTCCTTGACGTAGTCCACGAGGACCGTGAACGGCAACATCGAGAAGGCACTGAACGAGCACGTCACGAAGATCATGTAGAAGACCGGGTACTTGAGGAAGCCGAAGTGGCGGGAGCTAGCTGACGATGCTCGCCTGTCTTTATCCGTGCGGTCGACAGCGGTCGCTGCGCCCTCCTCTACGGCTACTCCGGCCTCGTCGCTTAGCAATGCAGCGGCTGCACTCGCGGTTGCAGAAGAACGATTGGTTTCTTGGTTTCCGTACTCGGCACCGTTCAGCAGGACGCCATCGCCGTGCTGTCCTTCTTCTCGGACAACGTCCGCAACACCGACGGCACCGTTACACTCCGTGGCGTCACCATTCGCGCAGGGCACCAGCGCTTTCGAAAATGTTCCATCGACGGAGTGTGAGACGTCGCGGTTGTTGACAGTACGCTCTTCTTCTGTCTTGTAGCTATTGGACGATTTCGAGACCTCACGCCCTGTGCTGTACCTGTCGTCTCCCCTGGCCTTCAGTCCGGCACTGTTTCTCCTGGCCTCTGTTTCGTTCTGGGCTTGGGCCCAGGGTGGCTTTCTGTAGAACAGGGATCCGGCGAGCGCGTGGAGCTGGAGGCCTCCCGTAATGAGCAGTGCACCGCCTAGATTGTACTCCTGTACGAGCAGCAGCAGGACCATGGGGTAGAGGAATGCCGCCAGGGTGCCACCGATGAAGTAGATGCCGTTGGCCGAACCGCGGTACCTCCGGAAGTGGTAGCCTATGAGCAGATCCTTGGTCGGCATCACGATTCCCTGGCCTATTCCTGTAAAAGACAGAACACGAGTACCTTCACACGCCTGCAGAGAAAGGCGTTCCCGCATGTGTACCAGACCATTCTTGAAGTTGTGGAGTTACTTCTCATGCGTGGTAATAATGATCAATGTGTCAGtcagcttttctttcttgctcGCCGATAAAAAAACTAGCGTTGCCTAAACTCGTGAATATTTATATCCTTATGACTCGCactttctctttatttcctctgTCTTGTTGGTTGCGTAATGGTACCCCTAGTCTTCAGGCACAGAGCTTTCATTTAGGTTTCTTTCTGTAAACTTTTTCTGGGTAGAAGCAATTAAGTCCTTGTTGCAAAGCTTCTCTACTTGCTCGAATGATTTATTCTCGTTGTCTTCCTGCATTGACAAATGCTTGAGCGTCATTAAATACGAGTTCAAAGTGCGTTCACCTGCGCCTTCTAATTTCGCGTGACATTTTTTGCGCTATTGTCCCACACCAGAGTGTAATTCAATTCGTGCAATTTGCTTTACCTAAAGGAGTGTCTCCTTACGTACATTGTACTTGTTGGATGCTATCAGCGTGCCGGCTCACAACATATATGAATGTGCGCTGTGCTCACCAAATCATCAATCAAGGCTGAAGTTGTCGAGTATAGCACACTGCAGCGTGAAATGTCCAGGAGAACTTGTGAGTGAGTTAGTCTTTTGTGGTTGTTCATACAGCGTTTTCATTTTTTCGTTGTGTAGTGTGGGTGTGTGCGCGTACCTTTTTATGCGACCATCAGCGTTGGTGTAGCATCCGGACCGAACGAAACACGACAGCAGGCTAGGCTCGGATTCTACACAGCGCCCAGGGTATAGAAGGCGTCAACGACTCGAGAGCAGTGCATGAACGTGCGAGTGTGTATGGATGCAAGAGAGTGCACGATTTTCCCCTTGTCGTTACAGGTTTATTACAGCATTTCTTTTCACTATTCAACCAAGAAGGAGACTAAGTATTGCAACCATTCCATATTCTCCTGTGTGACCGCAACGGCAACAAATCTTATGGGTAAACACTGTCACATATAACACGTGGTATGTTATGAGATATATGCCCAGAAATATGTGCGTCACGCCGACAATTAAAAGTAATCTGCACACGTCTCAAGCACGAGATGGGGAGTATGTGCAGCGGTAAGTTGCTACGCAGAAATAGCAACGCAACCCTTGGTACAAGCGATGATAGTTGTTAGTGGACGGAGGATGTTGAGTTCAAAAATGAACTAAGCTCAGAAAACAGCTTATTATCCTTCCAAATGGTTTAATACTCTCGATGGCGGCATAAAATAATTGTGATTATGAGTCTGCACAACGACGTTCGCGCAAATCCTAACGTGGACACACGTACCGCTGAGAACAGCATGAACGGTACATCCTTTGCAGCACTGCTCTCGGGCATGCACAGAAGCAACGGGAGAGGTGGTTCTGCCATAAATATATTGTTTTTCAGAGTACAACCGTATACGTCTGCTCATAAAACAAACTTTATTAATGTGAAGACATTGTGtggctcatgaagcggaaaatctggCGGCGTGGCCAGAGATGGTACAAAAAGTCACGTAGTCATAGGTACGtgttcgtgccactgctcgcgcgttcgtcgtcatcttcttccacagcttgctTCGTTTCCGCCCACCGTGCCAGCGCTCCCATACTGCCCCACCCTCTgagaaggcgctgacggcactggcccactgccagccTGTGCGGCAATTTCTGGCATGCGCTCCCATGGACGAACCTTCGACTTCTCAGTCAGTAGCGGCGTCCGGCTCCTTTAGACGCCCGCGCAAGTACGCGAACAATGTCGAGGCACGCGATGCGAGATAAAAGGCAACGTGAAAGCAATACCATTACGTTTCGTAAAACAACTCTTCACTGAGAAGACGTCGCAATGCTTTCACATCCATCCACGTGGGGATATCTAAGTGCCCTCgacatttcctcctcctcctccgcatcGTTACCCTGCAAGCGCTCTGTGATTTCTATAACCCTTAGGAAGAAAGCGTATTGTCATGGCTCTAGATGAAAGAGATCAAAAGAAAATTGCGAAACAGAGTTATGAacacgaacaaaaaagaaacacaacagTATTCAACCCACCACCACAGACGCCTTGCAGGACGATCACACTTGTCAAGGAACGTGCGAAGTAGCACAGGATGCTGCTCACGCCGACGATGAAACAGCCCAACAAGGTCTGCGTCCTCAGAGACAGGAATTTTGTCAGTAGGCCCCATACAGGACCTGCACGTGAGAAGGTCGCGAAATGGTAGAGATGGCAAATTGGAACTCTGGAAGCATTGCCCACAAAATTAGCCTTGGCGGCGACCCAGTGCCGCATTTCCAGCCACAGTTGTCAAGAAGCGAGTTCTCGTTCGTCACCGACAAACGTCGGCGACTCGTAAGCGTACAGACCAGTTGCTGGACATGTTATTGTTAATTATAGGCGACGTGTTTTCATCACAAAGGGCCGTTACAACATATGATGCTGACAGCAAGCTACAGGTGACCGGTATCTGTCAGAAAACCTTTGTTTTATCGTGTTACTATCATATAGCTTGATGTGGACACGATCAACGGTCCTATTGGAAACGTTTCTTCCACGCTATGCACAGCGAAAGGCTTGAAGGTACGCTCAGGAAAAATTATGTTTCGCTGTATAAATAAAATGcgcttctacaataccaaaaagaAACACCCTTGGATTAATGCGACACTTTCAAGAAACACAGAAGGACGTACACGAGCAATGTATACGTAGAAGTCTCAGCCTTGGCAGTCAACCTCGACCAGTTCGACTTCGCGTGAAGTTCCACCCCCTATAACGCTTTAATGGCGGTCGCTAGTAACGCGAAGTAGATAAAACAAATGGCTTTTCGCAGCATATCTCCGTGCGTAGTTCGGGGCTAGCGATCGCAATCGCGGGAGGAGCGTTTCTCATTTTCCTGCTGCCAGCCCGGCCGGCTCGGAAACAAAAAACTCGTTCTCCTTGCCGCGGCGGCGAGCACTTACTTGACCAGTTGACCACTTAAAATGTGACGCCCTCTCTCAGGTACAGATGAGCGGGAGAGTCGCACTTCGCGATAAGCGTTTCCCAACCGATGCTGCCTGAAGGTGAAGGCCGAAGGCCACGCGCTTATTGCCAGCTCCGTTGCCGCGCCTTGTGGAAGTGACGCTTCTTGCGCGCGATGCGATGTAGCTGTGACAGGCGGCTCAAGCTCTGGGTACTCTAGCGGCAAAGAAAAAAAGTCTTATGCtcgaattgttcgtaagagcaagttACAGCGAGTCCAGACGCTGGACGTATATTTAGCGATCGATGGAATTTTTCGCAAGAGCAGCAAGAGAAAAGGCTTTTGTTGGAAAACATTTTAGCCGGCGTGTATATAACCACTCACAtactactctgtatagggattaGGGGGAAGAGGATTAAAATATTCCAGAGGagattggaaaaaaaaatagaataaaaatgAATATGAAATGCGCGAGTGAGCCTGATAACTATATTTAACGTCGAGAGGATGGGTGAATTCAGGCTTTTCCATGTCATAAAATGAATCTTTAAGGCATTCCGAGAAAGCCATGATTTCTGTATAGAAGGTATCGGAAAACATATATCGAAGACCCGCCGTTGTTTTGAAGGTCCGGGCATTGGGCCTAAGATGCAAGGTAACATTA
Proteins encoded in this window:
- the LOC126520799 gene encoding monocarboxylate transporter 9-like — its product is MRHRESSWNRRHHGPDGPWAWLVASAAAWNLFWLSLLRRSGGVIFVALVTAFGESRERTSWVISLNMSLAMLLGPVWGLLTKFLSLRTQTLLGCFIVGVSSILCYFARSLTSVIVLQGVCGGIGQGIVMPTKDLLIGYHFRRYRGSANGIYFIGGTLAAFLYPMVLLLLVQEYNLGGALLITGGLQLHALAGSLFYRKPPWAQAQNETEARRNSAGLKARGDDRYSTGREVSKSSNSYKTEEERTVNNRDVSHSVDGTFSKALVPCANGDATECNGAVGVADVVREEGQHGDGVLLNGAEYGNQETNRSSATASAAAALLSDEAGVAVEEGAATAVDRTDKDRRASSASSRHFGFLKYPVFYMIFVTCSFSAFSMLPFTVLVDYVKERGFSAQDGAILLSVRAIGDAISRPMSGVLSDRDLVDRRTLMCASKLTVAFVCALLPLATQSYAALLVLCVLLGWSTGTAVVLFVPIMADRVGVASLGLSMGFCRFAMGVGHLTCPIIIGHFKDELGSYEGLFYLSSIVTFLVGSLWLVDALRMVVIRRRRRRASAAVRWDAVPTSEQQSSAVHS